A window from Microbacterium ginsengiterrae encodes these proteins:
- a CDS encoding DMT family transporter — protein MELDSLPLIGIALAIASAIALSGGNLLQAKGVRRMQHSSAPGLMAKAAQLLRNRVWLIGAVLLGVSIILQMGSLGFAPLIVVQPVGVTALVFTVVLTALIAKRRPSAAVIRAIATCVLGVAAFVTVAALVSTQTAITDQQLIAVLVVLGSVLLVTAIVMVVGRRRTTPPVMWVLLGGIYSAFVATLGKTVILRVQTAWKHHDLTLDDKNLLTIGCLIGIGVAGGLSIYFVQRAHAFNKPEVVVAGLTVIDPAIAVVLGITILGEANNAPALSIVAFIVAGAVAVTGVFQLSRAEQAEPALD, from the coding sequence GTGGAACTCGACTCACTGCCTCTGATCGGCATCGCCCTCGCGATCGCGTCGGCGATCGCGCTGTCCGGCGGTAACCTCCTGCAGGCCAAGGGTGTGCGTCGGATGCAGCACTCCTCGGCGCCCGGGCTCATGGCCAAGGCCGCTCAGTTGCTGCGCAACCGGGTGTGGCTGATCGGCGCGGTTCTCCTCGGTGTCTCGATCATCCTGCAGATGGGCAGTCTGGGCTTCGCTCCACTGATCGTGGTGCAACCGGTCGGTGTGACCGCCCTGGTGTTCACGGTCGTCCTCACCGCGCTGATCGCCAAGCGCCGTCCGAGCGCTGCCGTCATCCGTGCGATCGCGACCTGCGTCCTCGGGGTCGCGGCCTTCGTCACCGTCGCCGCGCTGGTCAGCACGCAGACGGCGATCACCGACCAGCAGCTGATCGCCGTGCTCGTCGTCCTCGGCAGCGTGCTCCTCGTCACCGCCATCGTCATGGTCGTCGGTCGGCGGCGGACGACGCCGCCGGTGATGTGGGTGCTCCTCGGCGGGATCTACTCCGCGTTCGTCGCCACGCTCGGCAAGACCGTGATCCTGCGCGTGCAGACCGCGTGGAAACACCACGACCTGACGTTGGACGACAAGAACCTTCTCACGATCGGCTGCCTGATCGGCATCGGGGTCGCCGGTGGCCTCTCCATCTACTTCGTCCAGCGTGCGCACGCGTTCAACAAGCCGGAGGTCGTCGTCGCGGGGCTGACCGTCATCGACCCGGCCATCGCCGTGGTGCTCGGCATCACGATCCTCGGCGAGGCGAACAACGCGCCGGCGCTCTCGATCGTCGCCTTCATCGTCGCCGGTGCGGTGGCCGTCACCGGCGTCTTCCAGCTCTCGCGCGCAGAGCAGGCGGAACCCGCGCTGGACTGA
- a CDS encoding FUSC family protein produces the protein MTQPGAPDGGWVRQLTTVKSSSVPVDRIVLGAVGITAPVGIALTIDASNTTLVGAGSLASMGAFVGSIMDQGDAGIERIRRIFLASALATVGFAIGTLVHGHGVLTLIAVVLASLVSGLAGTFSATASRSALYFLVYVVTAANASFGLDSPWAAPLIFAAGAGWRLLLTIVAAAFIGRSFSPERRAVAGAYRAIADQLAAEDGQAGAAASAALTRALNNAYEVLADARTSYIARAVKWQALVSLLNASAPVVDAAIAASSAHPGRVDTRAVVFLRATAAWIDDPRRSVPASYDGTDETTPADRALAGALRYVSSVVAENDLARHGRVARGRDAGLSMPTASGRGERPLTALDAGTQAWGAVARLVLCIGIAQALSLWLGLAMPYLVMLTVAQSMKPDLGSVFARAVQRGSGTVLGVFIGSVVMFAVPRDGWQLLILAVLAGLLPVLMPRNFALFSATSTAVAVLLVEIHAGASVGLVETRLLDTLLGCAVALVFGYLVWPSTWRAPAQLGTSVARVLREASEYAGLALSTDDTRRRVDARRAVNRMISDLRALVTRSLAEPRPVSAAAAAWMPGITALERVVDAVTAAATIAAQTGTPCDPAEVALIRSALDELSAAAAAGRAPASLTVPDTGPLADVGDEITTARSALAAGIRAAHTRAAAAADRES, from the coding sequence ATGACGCAGCCGGGGGCGCCCGACGGGGGATGGGTCCGTCAGCTGACGACGGTCAAGTCCTCCTCCGTGCCCGTCGACCGCATCGTGCTCGGCGCGGTGGGCATCACCGCTCCGGTCGGCATCGCCCTGACGATCGACGCCTCGAACACGACACTGGTCGGGGCAGGGTCCCTGGCATCCATGGGTGCGTTCGTCGGATCGATCATGGACCAGGGCGACGCGGGGATCGAGCGCATCCGCCGCATCTTCCTCGCCTCCGCCCTGGCCACTGTCGGGTTCGCCATCGGCACCCTCGTGCACGGTCACGGGGTGCTCACGCTCATCGCCGTCGTATTGGCGTCACTCGTCTCCGGCCTCGCCGGCACGTTCAGCGCGACCGCATCGCGGTCCGCGCTCTACTTCCTCGTCTACGTCGTCACCGCCGCGAACGCGTCGTTCGGGCTCGACTCGCCGTGGGCCGCCCCGCTGATCTTCGCCGCCGGGGCCGGGTGGCGTCTGCTGCTCACGATCGTGGCGGCCGCATTCATCGGTCGCTCGTTCTCCCCGGAGCGGCGCGCCGTCGCGGGGGCGTACCGCGCCATCGCGGATCAACTCGCCGCAGAGGACGGGCAGGCTGGCGCCGCAGCATCCGCCGCACTCACGCGTGCGTTGAACAACGCCTACGAGGTGCTCGCAGATGCGAGGACGTCGTACATCGCCAGGGCCGTGAAGTGGCAGGCGCTCGTGTCCCTGCTCAATGCCTCGGCTCCGGTCGTGGACGCCGCGATCGCCGCATCATCGGCCCATCCCGGTCGCGTCGACACGCGTGCGGTCGTCTTCCTCCGCGCCACGGCCGCGTGGATCGACGATCCGCGGCGATCGGTGCCGGCATCCTATGACGGCACCGACGAGACCACTCCGGCTGATCGCGCACTCGCCGGCGCCCTGCGCTACGTCTCCTCCGTCGTGGCGGAGAACGACCTGGCACGGCACGGCCGCGTGGCGCGAGGCAGGGACGCCGGGCTCTCCATGCCGACGGCCTCGGGGCGGGGCGAGCGGCCCCTCACCGCACTCGATGCGGGCACGCAGGCGTGGGGCGCCGTGGCGCGCCTCGTGCTGTGCATCGGGATCGCCCAGGCGTTGTCGCTGTGGCTCGGCCTGGCGATGCCGTATCTCGTGATGCTCACAGTGGCCCAGTCGATGAAGCCCGATCTCGGTTCTGTCTTCGCGCGCGCCGTGCAGCGCGGGAGTGGGACGGTCCTCGGCGTGTTCATCGGGTCGGTCGTCATGTTCGCGGTCCCGCGCGATGGGTGGCAACTGCTCATCCTCGCCGTGCTCGCCGGACTGCTGCCGGTGCTGATGCCGCGCAACTTCGCGCTCTTCTCGGCGACGTCGACGGCCGTGGCCGTCCTGCTCGTGGAGATCCACGCCGGGGCGAGCGTCGGGCTCGTCGAGACCCGTCTGCTCGACACCCTGCTCGGGTGTGCGGTGGCGCTGGTGTTCGGTTACCTGGTGTGGCCCTCCACGTGGCGTGCGCCGGCCCAGCTGGGCACATCCGTCGCGCGCGTCCTGCGCGAGGCGTCCGAGTACGCCGGGCTGGCGCTGTCGACGGACGACACCCGCCGGCGCGTGGACGCCAGGCGTGCGGTGAACCGCATGATCTCCGATCTTCGCGCACTGGTGACCCGTTCGCTGGCGGAACCGCGGCCCGTGAGCGCCGCGGCGGCGGCCTGGATGCCGGGGATCACCGCCCTCGAGCGCGTGGTCGACGCGGTCACGGCGGCCGCGACGATCGCGGCGCAGACCGGCACCCCCTGCGATCCGGCCGAGGTGGCGCTGATCCGTTCCGCTCTCGACGAGCTCTCCGCCGCCGCGGCGGCCGGACGCGCACCCGCCTCTCTGACCGTCCCCGACACGGGCCCGCTCGCCGACGTCGGTGACGAGATCACCACCGCCCGCAGTGCGCTGGCCGCCGGCATCCGTGCCGCACACACACGCGCGGCCGCCGCCGCAGACAGGGAGAGCTGA
- a CDS encoding DUF998 domain-containing protein, with protein MSAPTSAGAVVVPGRPSSWRRIVTPAAGTESFAIVVAAAAFILCLPIAAIVFWGRELQISGHASLGQFVAIAGGVSAAAAFLISRSLSTRYRRGGAARRERFLWFDLTALAVGYAAIALLGWLGAATVMEHSFTGATVFSVPAMLLASAAVAVSAYIAYISGSDLSASGLSLVLALFLVVGMVTAMLSAQNPQWWQMNLSALGMTHDISSLTFNLTLIVSGIMVTTIARIGTAAIPTRSESEARRRTAVRVLFVLLGVLLACVGVFPVDRFFLLHNTVATGMTVAFAALVFGLPWLVPTMPKSFVVLGFVFVAVMVVLVVFFFTGVYNLTAVELIAAVMIFAWIILFLRNVQSSAPARLEEPAPTASVEASSTSAP; from the coding sequence ATGAGCGCTCCGACCAGTGCCGGTGCGGTCGTCGTCCCAGGGCGCCCCTCCTCCTGGCGACGGATCGTCACGCCGGCCGCCGGTACCGAATCCTTCGCGATCGTCGTGGCCGCCGCCGCCTTCATCCTGTGCCTGCCCATCGCCGCCATCGTGTTCTGGGGGCGCGAGCTGCAGATCTCCGGGCATGCCTCCCTCGGTCAGTTCGTGGCCATCGCCGGCGGGGTGAGCGCTGCCGCGGCCTTCCTCATCTCCCGCTCCCTCAGCACGCGGTACCGCCGCGGCGGTGCCGCGCGACGTGAGCGCTTCCTCTGGTTCGACCTCACCGCCCTGGCGGTGGGGTACGCCGCGATCGCCCTCCTCGGTTGGCTCGGGGCGGCCACGGTCATGGAACACAGCTTCACGGGCGCCACGGTGTTCTCGGTGCCTGCCATGCTGCTGGCATCCGCCGCCGTCGCCGTGAGCGCGTACATCGCGTACATCAGCGGCTCCGACCTCTCGGCGTCGGGCCTGTCGCTCGTGCTCGCGCTCTTCCTCGTCGTCGGCATGGTGACCGCCATGCTCAGCGCGCAGAACCCGCAGTGGTGGCAGATGAACCTGTCAGCGCTCGGCATGACGCACGACATCTCGTCGCTGACGTTCAACCTCACGCTGATCGTCTCCGGGATCATGGTGACGACCATCGCCCGCATCGGTACGGCGGCGATCCCCACGCGCAGCGAGTCCGAGGCGCGGCGCAGGACCGCCGTCCGGGTGCTGTTCGTCCTGCTCGGAGTCCTCCTCGCATGCGTCGGCGTGTTCCCCGTCGACCGGTTCTTCCTCCTGCACAACACCGTGGCCACGGGGATGACGGTGGCCTTCGCCGCCCTCGTGTTCGGTCTGCCGTGGCTCGTGCCGACCATGCCGAAGTCCTTCGTCGTCCTCGGGTTCGTCTTCGTCGCCGTGATGGTGGTGCTCGTCGTGTTCTTCTTCACCGGCGTCTACAACCTCACCGCGGTCGAGCTCATCGCCGCGGTGATGATCTTCGCCTGGATCATCCTGTTCCTCCGCAACGTCCAATCCTCGGCCCCTGCCCGCCTCGAGGAACCCGCACCCACCGCATCGGTCGAGGCGTCATCGACCTCGGCCCCATAA
- a CDS encoding metal-dependent hydrolase family protein, producing the protein MSNGPEAPSRIIIRNVRLFDGVSDAPRDNVDVLIEGEHVVAVSTSALAGGASEGVTEIDGTGKFLMPGLSDAHVHLMGNANSMLDFVQGPTGTLYGNTIAEAKRMLMRGFTTVRDMGGDLAPIKALIDRGTFEGPRIFPSQAMISQTSGHADFSFVYDVPEEFGGKPSRTEDIHFTRVADGVPRVLAAVREQLRQGATQIKLTLGGGATSMYDPLNTLQYTPDEIAAAVQAAGDYGTYVATHVYTSAGIARAVAAGVKSIEHGHLADEATVALLAEKGVWLSMQPFAEDDHHFPDPLRAAKNAQIARGTDQVYAWAKKHGVKTAWGTDLLLEPQSAPRQSVMAARLGDHYTNVEALKMLTSGNAELFELAGERNSYRAGKLGVIAEGAWADMILVDGDPLADLSLIADPDTNFTVIIKDGAIVKNTL; encoded by the coding sequence ATGAGCAACGGTCCCGAGGCGCCCTCGAGAATCATCATCCGCAACGTGCGCCTCTTCGACGGCGTCAGCGACGCGCCCCGAGACAACGTCGACGTCCTCATCGAGGGCGAGCACGTCGTGGCCGTCTCGACCTCCGCCCTCGCAGGCGGTGCGAGCGAGGGCGTGACCGAGATCGATGGTACGGGCAAGTTCCTCATGCCCGGCCTCAGCGACGCGCATGTCCACCTGATGGGCAACGCGAACAGCATGCTCGACTTCGTGCAGGGGCCGACCGGGACGCTCTACGGCAACACCATCGCCGAGGCCAAGCGCATGCTGATGCGCGGCTTCACCACCGTGCGAGACATGGGCGGCGACCTGGCGCCGATCAAGGCCCTCATCGACCGAGGGACGTTCGAGGGTCCGCGCATCTTCCCCAGCCAGGCGATGATCTCGCAGACCTCCGGCCATGCCGACTTCTCCTTCGTGTACGACGTGCCGGAGGAGTTCGGCGGCAAGCCCAGTCGCACGGAGGACATCCACTTCACCCGTGTGGCCGACGGCGTGCCTCGCGTCCTCGCCGCGGTCCGCGAGCAGCTGAGACAGGGGGCGACGCAGATCAAGCTCACCCTCGGCGGCGGGGCCACATCGATGTACGATCCGTTGAACACGCTGCAGTACACGCCGGATGAGATCGCCGCGGCGGTGCAGGCCGCCGGCGACTACGGCACGTACGTGGCCACCCACGTGTACACGTCGGCGGGTATCGCGAGGGCTGTCGCCGCCGGCGTGAAGTCGATCGAACACGGCCACCTCGCCGACGAGGCCACGGTGGCGCTGCTCGCCGAGAAGGGCGTATGGCTGTCGATGCAGCCCTTCGCCGAGGATGACCACCACTTCCCCGACCCGCTCCGCGCCGCCAAGAACGCGCAGATCGCCCGCGGAACCGATCAGGTGTACGCGTGGGCGAAGAAGCACGGTGTGAAGACCGCCTGGGGCACCGATCTGCTGCTCGAGCCGCAGTCCGCGCCCCGCCAGAGCGTGATGGCGGCCCGGCTCGGTGACCACTACACGAACGTCGAGGCGCTGAAGATGCTCACCTCCGGCAACGCCGAACTGTTCGAACTGGCCGGCGAGCGCAACAGCTACCGTGCGGGCAAGCTCGGCGTGATCGCCGAGGGCGCATGGGCCGACATGATCCTCGTGGACGGCGACCCGCTCGCCGACCTGTCCCTCATCGCCGATCCCGACACCAACTTCACGGTGATCATCAAGGACGGCGCGATCGTGAAGAACACGCTGTGA
- a CDS encoding GAP family protein, which yields MLAVLADLLTIGVAVAISPLAIVAVILMATSGKGRTNGTAFVLGCYVFAVAFVGVLVLIGRASGADDPDSGPHLFIDVVEIVLGLILLALAVVQWRKRSSTETPKWMSSLDDLSLAKAFLVGVLISGPLSPKDLPLLVAAGGRISQAALPTGEIVAVILIFGLLGVFAVAIPWVLSVLSPSQVEKKLAGPRTWLVANHAVIMTVLFVILGVKLMGSGIADLATAGGV from the coding sequence GTGCTCGCCGTCCTTGCAGACCTCTTGACGATCGGGGTCGCCGTCGCGATCAGTCCGCTCGCGATCGTCGCCGTCATCCTGATGGCGACCTCCGGCAAGGGGCGCACGAACGGCACGGCGTTTGTCCTGGGGTGCTACGTGTTCGCCGTCGCGTTCGTGGGGGTCCTCGTCCTCATCGGGCGGGCCAGCGGGGCAGATGATCCGGACTCCGGTCCGCACCTGTTCATCGACGTCGTCGAGATCGTCCTCGGGCTGATCCTTCTCGCGCTCGCGGTCGTGCAGTGGCGTAAGCGCTCATCGACCGAGACCCCGAAGTGGATGTCCAGCCTCGACGACCTCAGCCTCGCCAAGGCCTTCCTCGTCGGCGTCCTGATCTCCGGCCCGCTCTCGCCCAAGGACCTCCCGCTGCTCGTGGCGGCCGGCGGTCGCATCTCGCAGGCCGCCCTGCCCACCGGCGAGATCGTCGCCGTCATCCTCATCTTCGGTCTGCTCGGCGTGTTCGCCGTCGCGATCCCCTGGGTGCTGAGCGTGCTCTCGCCGAGCCAGGTCGAGAAGAAGCTCGCGGGCCCGCGGACCTGGCTGGTCGCGAACCATGCGGTCATCATGACCGTGCTCTTCGTCATCCTCGGCGTGAAGCTCATGGGGTCCGGCATCGCCGACCTCGCCACCGCAGGAGGCGTCTGA
- a CDS encoding glutamate decarboxylase, with the protein MTNTSSARQSTNIDPQLSVNPVFVRPGEATEFDKFTLPENPSLPETAYQIVHDEAILDGNSRLNLATFVSTWMDDEAKKLYLEAADKNMIDKDEYPATAAIEERCWRMLADLWHVPDVNDTIGTSTIGSSEACMLGGLALKRLWQEKRRAEGKSTDKPNLIMSAAVQVVWEKFCNYWDVEPRYIPVNKDHLILDGYNLEDYVDENTIGVVSILGQTFTGLYDDAIAISKKLDEIQEKTGLDVKIHIDGASGAMVAPFCQPDLVWDFQIDRVNSISTSGHKYGLVYPGVGWVVWRNKAVLPESMIFHVSYLGGDMPTLALNFSRPGAQVLLQYYQFLRLGREGYRAVQQNSIDVATYLSSEIEKIGPFELVSRGDTIPVFAWVLKDGYTDKWSLYDLADRLRMKGWLVPAYPMADDLSDMVLQRIVVKVGLSHDLASALLSDIKGEVQFLDSLETPLPREASSGSHFHH; encoded by the coding sequence ATGACCAACACATCATCCGCCCGTCAGTCGACGAACATCGACCCCCAGCTCAGCGTCAACCCGGTCTTCGTGCGCCCGGGCGAGGCGACGGAGTTCGACAAGTTCACGCTTCCCGAGAACCCGAGCCTGCCCGAGACCGCGTACCAGATCGTGCACGACGAGGCGATCCTCGACGGCAACTCGCGTCTGAACCTCGCGACCTTCGTGTCGACGTGGATGGACGACGAGGCCAAGAAGCTCTACCTCGAAGCCGCCGACAAGAACATGATCGACAAGGACGAGTACCCGGCGACGGCCGCCATCGAAGAGCGCTGCTGGCGCATGCTCGCCGACCTGTGGCACGTCCCGGACGTCAATGACACCATCGGCACCTCGACCATCGGATCCTCCGAGGCGTGCATGCTCGGCGGTCTTGCGCTCAAGCGTCTGTGGCAGGAGAAGCGTCGCGCAGAGGGCAAGTCGACCGACAAGCCGAACCTCATCATGTCCGCGGCCGTGCAGGTCGTGTGGGAGAAGTTCTGCAACTACTGGGACGTCGAGCCCCGCTACATCCCCGTCAACAAGGACCACCTGATCCTCGACGGCTACAACCTCGAGGACTATGTCGACGAGAACACCATCGGTGTCGTGTCGATCCTCGGCCAGACCTTCACCGGTCTGTACGACGACGCGATCGCGATCTCGAAGAAGCTCGACGAGATCCAGGAGAAGACCGGTCTCGACGTGAAGATCCACATCGATGGCGCCTCCGGTGCCATGGTGGCGCCGTTCTGCCAGCCCGACCTCGTGTGGGACTTCCAGATCGACCGCGTGAACTCGATCTCCACCTCGGGCCACAAGTACGGCCTCGTCTACCCCGGCGTCGGCTGGGTCGTGTGGCGCAACAAGGCGGTGCTGCCGGAGAGCATGATCTTCCACGTCAGCTACCTCGGCGGCGACATGCCCACCCTGGCGCTGAACTTCTCCCGTCCCGGCGCCCAGGTGCTGCTGCAGTACTACCAGTTCCTCCGCCTCGGCCGCGAGGGCTACCGTGCGGTGCAGCAGAACTCGATCGACGTCGCCACGTACCTCTCGAGCGAGATCGAGAAGATCGGCCCGTTCGAGCTCGTCAGCCGCGGTGACACGATCCCCGTCTTCGCCTGGGTCCTCAAGGACGGCTACACCGACAAGTGGAGCCTGTACGACCTCGCCGACCGTCTGCGCATGAAGGGCTGGCTCGTGCCGGCGTACCCGATGGCGGACGACCTGTCCGACATGGTCCTCCAGCGCATCGTGGTGAAGGTCGGCCTCAGCCACGACCTCGCCAGCGCCCTGCTGTCGGACATCAAGGGTGAGGTGCAGTTCCTCGACTCGCTCGAGACCCCGCTTCCTCGCGAGGCCTCCAGCGGATCGCACTTCCACCACTGA
- a CDS encoding cation:proton antiporter, which translates to MSVEMMLAVVVAVVVIVVANVIARKVGVAGPLLLVGIGVVIGFLPIVPALSVPPELILVGVLPPLLYSAAVSAPAIEFRRDSTAIGGMAVLLVIVSAVVLGLFFAWAIPDLGLALGIALGAILSPTDAVATSIIKKLGVPRRVLTVLEGESLLNDATALVTLRTAIAATATGFSMIGTLGSFVWAVLSAVIVGAVIGLVALRVRAWTGSSTANTALGLTVPYFAYLPTEALGGSGLVAAVVAGIVCGQGAMRWLTPEQRISDKLNWRTIEFLLEGAVFLVMGLELYGITVNGRAEAVLLPGLGIAAGAFVLLVAVRAVYVFPMLNLHNVRVRRSVEKRIAMREGDHRPLSDRALQALGRAPRSGARGQIGRMRNDIDYFDSAPLTWKDSSVIVWAGMRGVVTLAAAQTLPVNTPERDLLVFVAFLVAAGSLLLQGLTLPVLVRLLRLSPDASAANAGEGDTGLIAADLRAAAMTAIEERAVRRADASPFPEEAFEIPRSRFFDALEPSDDGVTPDALEFELALVKLMRRRLRVLSASGQYSTSAAQYMLDELDAYEISLKLHLESDA; encoded by the coding sequence ATGTCGGTGGAGATGATGCTCGCCGTCGTCGTGGCGGTGGTCGTCATCGTCGTCGCGAACGTCATCGCGCGCAAGGTCGGTGTCGCCGGCCCGCTGCTGCTGGTGGGCATCGGCGTGGTGATCGGCTTCCTGCCGATCGTGCCGGCCCTCTCCGTCCCGCCGGAACTGATCCTCGTCGGAGTCCTCCCGCCCCTGCTGTACTCGGCCGCCGTCTCGGCGCCCGCGATCGAGTTCCGTCGAGACTCGACGGCGATCGGCGGCATGGCGGTGCTCCTCGTGATCGTCAGCGCCGTGGTCCTCGGACTGTTCTTCGCGTGGGCGATCCCCGACCTCGGCCTCGCACTCGGCATCGCGCTCGGTGCGATCCTCAGCCCCACCGATGCGGTGGCCACGTCGATCATCAAGAAGCTCGGCGTGCCCCGGCGCGTGCTCACGGTGCTCGAGGGTGAGAGCCTTCTCAACGACGCCACCGCCCTGGTCACGCTGCGCACCGCGATCGCCGCCACGGCCACGGGCTTCTCGATGATCGGGACGCTCGGGTCCTTCGTCTGGGCGGTGCTGTCGGCGGTCATCGTCGGAGCCGTGATCGGCCTCGTCGCCCTGCGGGTGCGCGCGTGGACCGGCAGCTCGACCGCGAACACGGCCCTCGGGCTCACGGTGCCCTACTTCGCCTATCTGCCCACCGAGGCACTCGGCGGATCCGGATTGGTCGCCGCCGTGGTGGCCGGCATCGTCTGTGGACAGGGGGCGATGCGCTGGCTCACGCCGGAGCAGCGGATCTCGGACAAGCTCAACTGGCGCACCATCGAGTTCCTCCTCGAGGGCGCGGTGTTCCTCGTGATGGGTCTCGAACTGTACGGCATCACCGTCAACGGGCGAGCCGAGGCCGTTCTGCTGCCGGGGCTCGGCATCGCCGCGGGGGCGTTCGTCCTGCTGGTCGCGGTGCGTGCGGTGTACGTCTTCCCGATGCTCAACCTGCACAACGTGCGCGTGCGTCGCTCGGTCGAGAAGCGGATCGCGATGAGAGAGGGCGATCACCGTCCCCTGAGCGATCGCGCTCTCCAGGCTCTCGGGCGTGCTCCGCGCTCCGGGGCACGGGGGCAGATCGGTCGGATGCGCAACGACATCGACTACTTCGATTCCGCGCCGCTGACCTGGAAGGACAGCTCGGTCATCGTCTGGGCCGGAATGCGCGGCGTCGTCACGCTCGCCGCTGCGCAGACGCTGCCCGTGAACACCCCGGAGCGTGACCTCCTCGTGTTCGTCGCCTTCCTCGTGGCGGCCGGGAGTCTGCTCCTGCAGGGGCTCACCCTCCCCGTCCTCGTCCGCCTGCTGCGACTGTCGCCTGATGCGTCTGCCGCCAACGCGGGCGAGGGCGACACCGGCCTCATCGCCGCCGACCTCCGAGCCGCTGCGATGACGGCCATCGAGGAGCGCGCGGTCCGCCGCGCGGACGCCTCGCCGTTCCCCGAGGAGGCCTTCGAGATCCCGCGGTCGCGCTTCTTCGACGCGTTGGAACCCTCCGACGACGGGGTGACCCCGGACGCCCTGGAGTTCGAGCTCGCGCTGGTGAAGCTCATGCGCAGGCGACTGCGCGTCCTCAGCGCGTCGGGGCAGTACAGCACGAGTGCGGCGCAGTACATGCTCGACGAGCTGGACGCCTACGAGATCAGCCTCAAGCTGCACCTCGAGAGCGACGCATGA